The Neospora caninum Liverpool complete genome, chromosome X genome includes a region encoding these proteins:
- a CDS encoding SAG2 related antigen SAG2D, related, whose amino-acid sequence MSLSDISLTPQSNGVSITTTDVQQANTIYFQCTDTATETHLSRLDSKPPAGQSSSKKVCTVQISIWGPPKQGSGYPVPSKFANNSVRPHLFTSHLNCTLWNTCCQFFVYDFVLHPLLRTLAQTEGAKRKECGEKLDFSRLKRSLLQPPLPGVQSFCTSQSTVNPPAIYCVFLSFLGTCNSDNGPLRLEITSASQSVTFACGNDQNLTPKLFDQICQSDGCESTAPLADTLAGASLVQHASQEGNPNTPAYTLSVPQLPDESQTLFYKCATGTDKDSDPKECNVVITVAKAADGDGSSGPSSDTATIPPETSGTGAERWSKSLAFFVFSVALLLTKMI is encoded by the exons ATGTCCCTTTCAGACATTTCGTTGACACCGCAGTCAAACGGCGTTTCGATTACCACAACCGATGTTCAACAAGCGAACACAATTTATTTCCAGTGCACAGACACAGCTACAGAAACACACTTATCCCGTCTGGATTCCAAACCACCCGCCGGCCAGAGCTCCTCAAAGAAAGTCTGTACGGTCCAGATTTCAATTTGGGGACCACCGAAGCAAGGATCTGGTTATCCCGTACCCAGTAAGTTTGCAAACAATTCCGTGCGACCACATCTCTTCACATCCCACCTCAACTGTACCCTCTGGAACACCTGCTGTCAGTTCTTTGTCTATGACTTCGTGCTGCATCCCCTCTTGAGAACACTTGCTCAAACAGAGggagcaaagaggaaggaatgCGGTGAGAAGTTGGATTTTTCGCGGTTAAAACGGAGTCTCCTACAGCCCCCACTGCCCGGGGTCCAGTCATTCTGTACCTCGCAGAGTACGGTAAACCCACCTGC GATTTACTGTGTGTTTTTGTCATTTCTAGGCACCTGCAACTCAGACAATGGTCCGCTCAGGCTGGAAATCACTTCTGCTAGTCAATCGGTAACCTTTGCTTGCGGGAACGACCAAAATCTCACGCCAAAGCTTTTTGATCAGATTTGCCAATCAGACGGGTGCGAATCCACAGCCCCACTGGCAGATACTCTTGCCGGTGCTTCGCTGGTGCAGCACGCGTCCCAGGAAGGCAATCCGAACACACCAGCCTACACATTGTCAGTACCACAGCTGCCAGACGAGAGTCAGACGCTTTTTTATAAATGTGCGACGGGCACGGACAAAGATTCCGATCCCAAAGAGTGCAACGTTGTCATCACAGTCGCGAAAGcagcagacggcgacggaTCAAGTGGCCCGTCCTCCGACACCGCAACCATACCGCCTGAGACATCTGGAACTGGCGCTGAAAGGTGGAGCAAGTCGctggccttcttcgtcttcagtGTCGCTCTGCTGTTGACGAAAATGATATGA
- a CDS encoding SRS domain-containing protein, with amino-acid sequence MNAVEATLTGVEWQPSASGGSITATSVPQASTIYVKCTSTQQTVTHDVRGPAPQESEEKNCTVQISIWGPPKEALTDYPEPSKLASNSLRPLLFTIHLNCSSRNSWFFSSLSLLSSHIILAFAVFFLVGFCPGTCKESDTLNLQITSANQSVTFACGANQNLTPQLFDKVCETDTCDSQALLAHTLSGASMVQHASQKGKTDTSAYTLTVPNLPDQAKTLYYKCAGTTNQGGKVTECKIAIAVAQAEAGDGSSGLSSETTTIPPEASGSSAGKWSTTHIASLFNLPLVLSNMM; translated from the exons ATGAATGCCGTCGAAGCGACACTTACAGGTGTTGAATGGCAGCCGTCGGCCAGCGGCGGTTCGATTACCGCAACATCGGTTCCACAAGCAAGCACAATTTATGTAAAATGCACGTCCACGCAACAAACAGTCACTCATGACGTCAGAGGACCCGCCCCCCAGGAatctgaagagaagaactgcACCGTTCAGATTTCAATTTGGGGACCACCCAAGGAGGCATTGACTGATTACCCCGAACCCAGTAAGCTTGCGAGCAATTCCCTGCGACCACTACTCTTCACAATACACCTCAATTGCAGTAGCCGGAATAGTTGGTTTTTCAGTTCTTTGTCG CTTTTGAGCTCCCATATTATTCTGGCGTTtgctgtgttttttcttgtgGGCTTCTGTCCAGGCACCTGCAAGGAGAGTGATACGCTCAATCTTCAAATTACCTCTGCCAATCAATCGGTAACCTTTGCTTGCGGGGCCAACCAAAATCTTACTCCACAACTTTTTGATAAGGTCTGTGAAACCGACACATGCGATTCCCAGGCCCTGCTAGCACACACCCTTTCCGGCGCCTCCATGGTGCAGCACGCCTCccaaaaaggaaaaacagacacctCAGCCTACACGCTGACAGTACCAAACCTTCCTGATCAAGCCAAGACACTTTACTATAAGTGCGCGGGCACCACCAACCAAGGTGGTAAAGTGACAGAATGCAAGATAGCAATCGCAGTCGCACAGGCAGAAGCCGGCGACGGATCAAGTGGGCTGTCTTCTGAAACCACAACGATACCCCCCGAGGCCTCTGGAAGTAGCGCCGGGAAATGGAGCACGACACAtatcgcctctctcttcaaTCTTCCTCTGGTGTTGTCAAATATGATGTGA